CAGGCCTCGCCGGCGTCGACAGCCTCGGCGGCTACACCAAGCAGTATCTCGTGATGCCCGACATCCAGCGCATGGCCGCCATGCACATCACGCTGCAGGATCTCGCGACGGCCCTTGAGCGCAACAACACCAGCGCGGGTGCCGGGGTCGTGGATCGCAACGGCGAAGGCCTCGCAGTCCGGGCCGATGGCCGCATCCGTAACATCGACGAGCTGGTGCGTACCGTGATCGCCACGCGTGCGAGCGTGCCGGTCCTGCTCAGCCAGATCGCGACCGTCCGCACCGGCCAAGCGCTGCGGATGGGGTCCGCATCCGAGAATGGCCGCGAGGTCGTCGTCGGCACTGCCGTGATGCGGATCGGCGAGAATAGCCGCACGGTCTCGACCGGCGTCGGCAAGCGACTGATCGAGATCGGGCGGGCGCTGCCCGTCGACGTCGTGGTCAAGCCGGTGCTCAACCGTACCGAGCTCGTCAACGCGACGATCACGACCGTCGCACGCAATCTCGCCGAGGGCGCGGTGCTCGTCATCGTCGTGCTCTTCGTCCTGCTCGGCAATGTCCGCGCAGCCCTGATCGCGGCGCTGGTGATCCCGATCGCGATGCTGCTCACCAGCATCGGCATGCTCAGGGCCGGCGTGTCCGCGAACCTGATGAGCCTTGGCGCGCTGGACTTCGGCCTGATCGTGGATGGCGCGGTGATCATCGTCGAGAATTGCCTGCGCCGTCTCGGCGACGCCCAGCATGGTCGCGAAGCGCCCCTGCCCCTTCAGGATCGGCTCGCCATCGTGGCGGCGTCGGCCCGCGAGATGATCCGTCCCTCGGTCTATGGTCAGGCGATCATCATCCTCGTCTATGCGCCTTTGCTCACCTTCTCGGGCGTCGAGGGCAAGATGTTTGAGCCGATGGCACTTACCGTCATCATCGCGCTGGTCTTCGCCTTCATCCTGTCGATGACCTTCGTACCCGCGGCGATCGCGGTGGGGCTCGGCGCGTCGGTCGACGAGACGGAGAGTCGTATCCTGGCATGGCTGCGGCGACGCTATGAACCGGGGCTCGATACGGCCATGGGCCGCCCGCGTGCCACGCTCGGTATGGCCGTGGGCGCGTTGGCGCTGGCCGGTGTCGCCTTTACGACCCTGGGTCAGGAATTCTTGCCCCAGCTCGACGAGGGCAACATCCTTGTCCAGGCGGTTCGCATTCCGGGCACGTCGGTCGATCAAAGCCAGGCCATGCAGTTCCAGGTCGAAAAGATGCTCGCCCGCCAGCCCGAGGTGCGCTTCGCCTTTTCGCGAACCGGCACGTCCGAGATTGCCAGCGATCCGATGCCGCCAAACGCGACGGACACCTTCGTCATCCTCAAGCCCAGGGCGGATTGGCCCGTTCCAGGCCTGAGCAAGGAGGAGCTCGTGGCGCGGATCGAGACGCGACTGAAGACATTGCCCGGCAATGCCTATGAGATCACCCAGCCGATCCAGATGCGCTTCAACGAGCTGATCGCGGGCGTGCGCGGCGACATCGCCGTGAACGTGTTCGGCGACGATTTCGGCGGCATGAACGCGGCCGCCGATCGCATCGCGGATATCCTGCGCAAGACGCGCGGCGCGGTAGACGTCCGTGTCGAGCAGACCGAAGGCTTGCCGATG
This genomic window from Sphingomonas abietis contains:
- a CDS encoding efflux RND transporter permease subunit; the encoded protein is MLARIVTVAVEKRWLVLLLTIAAALVGVFAIQRLPIDAVPDITNNQVQINVVAPALSPDQIEKQVAFTVETALAGIPGLEYTRSLSRNGFAQITAVFAESTDVYFARQQVAERLRTVEDSLPDGANPEMGPIATGLGDIFMWTIEFRELGKDHHLVGEPGLQKDGSYITPEGDHLISEADKATYLRTVQDWIVTPQLKGTPGLAGVDSLGGYTKQYLVMPDIQRMAAMHITLQDLATALERNNTSAGAGVVDRNGEGLAVRADGRIRNIDELVRTVIATRASVPVLLSQIATVRTGQALRMGSASENGREVVVGTAVMRIGENSRTVSTGVGKRLIEIGRALPVDVVVKPVLNRTELVNATITTVARNLAEGAVLVIVVLFVLLGNVRAALIAALVIPIAMLLTSIGMLRAGVSANLMSLGALDFGLIVDGAVIIVENCLRRLGDAQHGREAPLPLQDRLAIVAASAREMIRPSVYGQAIIILVYAPLLTFSGVEGKMFEPMALTVIIALVFAFILSMTFVPAAIAVGLGASVDETESRILAWLRRRYEPGLDTAMGRPRATLGMAVGALALAGVAFTTLGQEFLPQLDEGNILVQAVRIPGTSVDQSQAMQFQVEKMLARQPEVRFAFSRTGTSEIASDPMPPNATDTFVILKPRADWPVPGLSKEELVARIETRLKTLPGNAYEITQPIQMRFNELIAGVRGDIAVNVFGDDFGGMNAAADRIADILRKTRGAVDVRVEQTEGLPMLDIRPNRVAMSRIGVSAGDVQDTVAAAIGGREAGVIFEGDRRFPVVIRLSEAARSDLTQVAQIPVPTAAGGFVPLSTVADINVADGLNQISRENGKRRVVVQANVRDRDVAGVVADARAAIDAQLKMPPGTYMEWSGQAENLASARNRLAIVVPLCFAVIMLLLYGALGSVRDAIIVFTGVPLALVGGVLALFLRGMPFSVSAAVGLIALSGIAVLNGLVMVTSIHDLLSTGMDRARAAREGALARLRPVAMTALVASLGFVPMALGHGAGAEVQKPLATVVIGGLMTATLLTLFVLPTLYARFGGARAPQ